DNA sequence from the Dreissena polymorpha isolate Duluth1 chromosome 3, UMN_Dpol_1.0, whole genome shotgun sequence genome:
tatttcaataaaaaaaataatctggaaGTGGTTGTCAGACAtgcaatttattataaaacaactaCGTCTCTGTGTGATGTACTGTTATATGCTCAATAATCACAGACAATTGAAATACCCATCAGTGTAAAAATTAGTACCAAATTTGCAAGGATGTTAAGTTTAAATAATGCTTGCTTACTTTTCATCATTCCCATTTGTCTGATTTACTTATATTTGTTTTGCGtgattgtattaaatgatcatatttgaaactagaaatggcgcggcagaggccgacgcgtatccccacgccgaatgtttgacctaggtgtgccccagggttggtaatggggccatgcatagctgagattgaccgtattgtcataagagaagttcatcatcaattagaagtgaattggtgtagaaatgaagaagttatagtaaaaggcaattttgggtgggtgtgacatatgtgggcagggcgccccagggttggtaattgtgccatgcatagttgagattgaccgtattgtcataagagaggttcagtatcaatttgaagtgaatcggtgtagaaatgaagaaattatagtaaaaggcaattttgggtgggtggggtctatgtgggcggggcgcccaagggttggtaatggggccatgcatagttgagattgactgtattgtcataagagaagttcaatatcaatttgaagtgaatcggtgtagaaatgaagaaattatagaaaaggcaattttgggtgggtgtggtctatgtgggcggggccccagggttggttatggggccatgcatagttgagattgaccctaatgtcataagagaagttcagtatcaatttgaagtgaatccgtgtagaaatgaaaaaattatagtaaatggaattttttggtgggtgtggcctatgtgggcgggcgctccagggttgggattggggccatgcatagttgagattgaccctaatgtcataacaaaagttcagtatcaatttgaagtgaatccgtgtagaaatgaaaaaattatagtaaatggaaatttttggtgggtgtggcctatgtgggcggggcgccccagggttgggaatggggccatgcatggtagagattgaccgtattgtcataagagaggtccagtatcaatttgaagtgaatcggtgtagaaatcaagaagtaaatgtaaaataacctaaaaaaatgagtgataatttctgacgcggccccaccccaaccgctataacttttgacccaggggtcagatcaaaattccaaatagtgcagggtcgcacatatgctcatagctaccatgtgtgtaagtttcaaggttctagcgcttttagtgtaggaggagatagtggcccggacggacagacagacagacagacggacggacggacggcggagataaccacaatatccccacctttttttcaaaaagcgtggggataacaaactCTTGTGCATTATTTTGGTAGGGGCTTGTGAGTCTAAGGTACTTGGCGAAAGGTGATTTTCTGTCAGGTTACTGACCTTCATGGAATTAGCAGGTAATTTTTCGCATAAGATAGTAGATACAATATAAGGAAGGAATGTATTGTgaattaatacataataatacataataattacaatttaaaagtatatcaatgtatgttttattatgtaataatgtTCCTTTTGAAACTGATGTTCCACTTTCAACATGACAAACAACAGGTTATGAATCAATGTGTTCTGTAAAAAGATCTACATAAAAACTCATCATGTGGATTCCTGAATAGTGTTACAGTTCTATGTACATCATAGTTGATCTTTTAATGGAATAAGACATGTTTTTAATGTCATTTAACTAAAACATTAATAACCTTATTTTGGGCATCATAAAACATTAATAGTTTGTTCTTAAAGAATGAGCAGCTATAGTCAAATTATTGTGAAATGAATTGTTTTTCAGGTCCAGTGCATGCAATATTATTGCAGCCTTTGTTGATGCTGTCAATTTAAGAATTGATAATGTAAAGTAagcatgtttgttttaaattcatattaaaacttattaatgagttaatatttattgaaaactttCAAAGAACtggttttaatattaaattactgttgaacaatttatatttgatttagtATTTAATTGATTTAACTACTTCTGACTTACTACTTATTTGTAATTCCCTCATTTCCTGGGCCTAAACCAGTACTTGGATACTTTAGGGGAGAAAGTTCCCACAATTGGGATCGAATCTGTGACCTACCGGTCGCTAGATGGAGATGTTGTCTACCTAGcaactgggaggtcacgggttcattCCCCAGTGTGGGAGCGTTCATTAGATCTAcgtcaaagacaccaagtatttGATAAGCCacaagaaacggactcgagagcatttcaaataagtacatGTTAgtactttctatgcaattgactttaaataaataggtttaaactcatTGATTTAACTTTTCTcttatgttttgttcataataTATCTAACACTTTATTGTGTGTACAATCAATTtcctaaaaaatattattttgataaatttatttaattaaaactggCAACATGGTGGTCATTGAGAATTCTCAACACACTATTTTACCTGTAATATGTATAATTAAACATTCTTAgtctttaaaaatgatatttgtaaCACATGCTATTGTTTTGTTGCCAAATGTGTATCTctcatttttttacagtttaacaaGAAACTGTTAATTATAACATAGTGCAATTTTTTACAGGTTTCCAACTGGAATGGCCCTTGCTTCTGTCAAACACgtattttttcaaaaatgtggCATTCCAAATACAATTGGTGCAATTGATGGAACACTCATTCCAATAATTGCCCCAGCAGCAAATGAAGCCATTTATGTGTGTCGTAAAGGCTTCCATGCCATTAACGTCCAAGCAGTTGTGGACCACAAGGCCAGGTACATTAAACTATAAATATTCTGTATTCATTTTAGTTAGGAAAATGTAGCACAACTGGTTTCATGTAATACGGCAGTTGTAATCATGGTCCGAagcatatctcaaaaacttaAATAGGTtttatcttgaaacttcatagcaGGGTAGATATAACAGGGTGCAGGATAAAAAGGTTTCACAGGGATTaacacaaatacttaaaaaatcttaagtgcataaaagacagttttgctTGCAGTTAGTGTTGATATCTTCATATTTAAGAATACATTCTTAACAGTCAAGATGCATTACATACAAAAACTAGGCAACTATCTAGTCTTCTTTATGGAGAGGACCAgtactgttttgttttgttatcaatTCTTGAGGAAACACATGGATTGGGGATCACACATGTGATGTCTCGGTTGCTAGACGAGTAGTaaagacaccatatccacttttcaatttttatgccccccttcgaagaagagggggtatattgctttgctcatgtcggtctgtcggtcggtcggtccgtccaccaggtggttgtcagatgataactcaagaacgcttaggcctaggatcatgaaacttcataggtacattgatcatgactcacagatgacccctattgattttgaggtcactaggtcaaaggtcaatgtcactgtgacccgaaatagtaaaatggtttccggatgataattcaagaacgcttatgcctaggatcatgaaacttcaaaggtagattgatcatgactagcagatgacccctattgattttcaggtcactaggtcaaaggtaaaggtcacggtgacccgaaatagtaaaatggtttccggatgataattcaagaacccttatgcctaggatcatgaaacttgatatgtagattgatcatgactagtttttttctcatttatttcaCAATTGTGTCCTTAATATCAATGTGTTACAAGGCCTCTTACTGAAACCACACAGTGATATACATTGTAGCAAAGTGAATTGTGTGTCACTCTTgcccaatgttattttaatgGCCCTCTAtcacagaccgacagacagaaatgagcaaaacaatataccccctcttcttcgaaggggggcataaatatttaatttgtatgGAACTTACATCTTTCTTCTCTTACAAGGCTGTTCAGATTTGGCCTCACACGGGCTGTTTGGCGCATCTTCctataatgtttatatatgaaTGATTATGACTTGTAATATAACATAAGTAATCCAATATGTTAGTTTAGGTCATAAATATGCGTATACTTATTTCTAATTTTACAAGTAAGAAACCAATAACTTTTATGTCATATATGCAAACATGTACATTCAATGACAAAGACATTTTGATGGAGCCTATTTATAACAATCGTAACTgcaattaagtaacttaaactttaACGAACTTTATGCCgcataatttatttgttattatgacACACATTGTTAGaccttttatattttatttgcttaGTAACATTGACACTCCTACAATAATAAATGTGCCATAAGAATACTGTGTTTTTGATTAATTATCTTACCAACTCGTGGCCAATTGAAATGCTTGAGGTTTCCTCGTCAACACATGCTTGTTGTTTAGAGCCTGAAAAGAAATTCAATTAAAACACTTAACAGATGAACAAAATAAGCGATTAATTGATGCATGATGCATAAATATACgtaataattatgatatatatGTCAGAATATATAACAAGTAATGACATACATGAACTGGACTGAAACGTGTCTAATCCACCGTCGATTCCCACCAGTGTTTCTTCTGGTAGAATGGCTACTATCTTCAATAGaaaacagaaacaacaacaattgaaGCCAATTATTAATCCGTGCAATATCGATATGAAAAGGTTAATTACAGTATGCTTCTATGTATagatcaaagttcaaattttacctTCTGCTCCCAGTCTGTGAGACAGATGCTGGTTTTGCCGCCCCCTGTTAGACTCGCTTCCCGCCGCCTgttcttttctctttttttcgCTTGACTCTTAAAAAGAGTATAAAAGTTATATGACATACACACTTTAGATTacacaaattaaacataaatttcatgtttaaaatcttattagttactgacattgtgaattttttataatcattttgtggAAAGAATCATGAGATTTCATTAGTTTATGTACCTTAAGGTTCGTCCACTTCTTTATTATTTCGTCAACTTCGCGGCTGCTCAAGCCAACGCTGTTCACTCTgaaattgattatttttagatgtgtgtttacaaatacaattgaaattaattaataatttatgaaaTGTAATGCACACTGGGTCGTACATGATATGCCAAAACATTATTATACAGTGCGCATTCTAATGTACCaagataaatatatacatgtataccgtAGGAAGCAAAAATGTGTAAGAAATTGAAGATGAGAATACAACTTTagaaaagggagataatttattatatccctttaaaattgtatttaccctaaaaacaaacacaatattaataatatgcaATGCTTCCTTCAAATTTACTGCATATCAATAATATACTGATTGATCATCGAAAAAAATTGATTATTCGTCtgctaatttttttattatataagcatACACTAGTAGCTTATCAATGAAACCTAAGTTCAAACGCGGTAAATTATGATTCCGCTTATTATCTTACTAACATCAACATGCAAACACGCATACAAACTTGTTCATTTTGTTGAGTAAGatacaaaatatgaatttaaataaaataaatcagaaCAATTATGATAAACATTGACAGACATAAAtcgcttaaatatttttttaagaaacgatGTCGATACATTTACTATACGTACTTCTCACAGGTGTCCGCCCAGAACTCTTCTTTTTTCCTGTTCGTCACTTCAATAGTCATTTTACTGACCAATAACAACTTATTGTCCGTGCATGCCTGCACTAAACAGGCAATCTCCGTCTCCGACCAATTGGGCTTTCGTTTCCCCTTGTTCATTTTGTCGGCCATCTTGCTTGTTATGACAACAGACGACTTTGACATAACGAGTGATGACGTTTTCGACTGGTTCGCGTTATTTCAGATCGTACGCTAAGCTAAAATCTTAGCTGCGACTCGATACTTACGACAACGTTCATAAAACGGGTATTAGCGGATCGTAAATGAAATCGTAAGTGAGGGATTTAAGATAAGATCCGCTAAGATAAGatatgttgataaaacggcctccagTTGATTAAACGGCCTCCTGTTCTTACAAACATGCTTGCAataaatttgtgttttgtttctttaaattttatgttttgagAGTACATGTGTTCTGGTCGTCGTTTTGGCTTTCTATTTTGTTAATTACTGTACGAATTCATTTAGTATGTTTATCGACATTGTGATATAAGCGACTTACTTCCTTTTGTCTCAGAAATCATGGTTTGATGAAGATCTTATATGTTCAAATCAATGAAAAATGATAAACATATTAAAGAAAGTGTTTGATCTCAAATAAGCGGCAAATAAAACCGATGTCATCACGCTCAAAGGGATTATTAAACATTAACCGCTCAACGAGAAAGGGCTTTCATTAAAGTGTTTAACAAGCATCGTGTTTAAGTGCCCTATCTCTAAAGAAATATAGTCCGTAACACTTTATTGATCTCAATGTCCATTGAATATTAAACATTGGACCGGCAGTCGTCCAATGTTTTGCGTTTTTTCTTAATATAAGCGTAAATTGGCGAGTCTATTGCACATACAATAACGTCAGCGTTGTAGAATGCTGAGCTGatgattttcatttattcaattgtGAAGAAATTTAACGAGTGGAATTCTTATGTGTAAtgcagatgtctatcatatttcTTGCTTTATTTCACAATTTCTGATTGGCTCTGTCGATGTATCTGTTTACTTTGCCGTGCCCATTTTTCCCTGTCGTTCATTGTCTACTATGCCTGGCGTTCTATTCATGATGCGCGTGTGTGTTTGTGCGAGCGTGCGTTTGCATTTC
Encoded proteins:
- the LOC127875439 gene encoding uncharacterized protein LOC127875439, with the translated sequence MSKSSVVITSKMADKMNKGKRKPNWSETEIACLVQACTDNKLLLVSKMTIEVTNRKKEEFWADTCEKVNSVGLSSREVDEIIKKWTNLKSQAKKREKNRRREASLTGGGKTSICLTDWEQKIVAILPEETLVGIDGGLDTFQSSSCSKQQACVDEETSSISIGHELEDAPNSPCEAKSEQPCKRRKM